A section of the Alkalicoccobacillus plakortidis genome encodes:
- a CDS encoding MFS transporter, with translation MTLKLFLFFLYGSISILLSYFPVYFQDKGYSTVTIGFLMAGGPFVAIFANPFWAYWGDRLQNIRLVLLLILIGNLLVVQLVFQLDTPTYVFLAMLVFFLFQTPSFSQSNSLILQTISGTSTKFGGIRAWGSLGYAIMAGIPGPIIVLVGINQLWILYSVLLSLTIFLMTRFPKVTVKESTKVVRGGYAANVLGNRFFLLFLMLGIFLAVPNAMNQTFVSLYIVELGGSLQLIGYSALLTAIFELPVFLLLDRYLKPNKRIMIALLILISLLFALRWYLMSLATTPMSILYVQILHCITFATFYYIGTTLTAQLIPARYLASGQALFTLTFSGIAGIIAGTLGGWLFQTYGGKEMYQVSVVISLLSMFGFSITWIVLRLKDSKKKANHVDLPS, from the coding sequence TTGACATTGAAATTGTTTCTATTCTTTCTATATGGCTCAATCTCCATTTTGTTATCGTATTTCCCTGTTTATTTTCAAGACAAAGGTTATAGCACTGTAACCATTGGTTTTCTGATGGCGGGAGGTCCTTTTGTTGCGATATTCGCCAATCCATTTTGGGCTTATTGGGGAGATCGATTGCAGAACATACGCTTAGTGCTACTCCTCATATTAATAGGAAATTTACTCGTGGTTCAATTGGTCTTTCAATTAGATACTCCTACATATGTTTTTCTTGCCATGCTTGTTTTTTTCCTTTTTCAAACACCATCTTTTTCACAAAGTAACAGCTTAATTCTTCAGACAATTAGTGGTACGTCGACGAAATTTGGCGGCATTCGTGCTTGGGGCTCTCTCGGATACGCAATTATGGCTGGTATTCCTGGACCAATCATTGTGCTTGTAGGTATAAATCAGCTTTGGATTTTATACAGCGTTCTGCTTTCCCTTACGATTTTTCTTATGACTAGGTTTCCAAAAGTGACTGTAAAAGAATCAACAAAAGTTGTCCGAGGCGGCTATGCAGCAAATGTTCTAGGTAATCGATTCTTTTTGTTATTTCTTATGCTTGGCATTTTTCTTGCCGTACCTAATGCAATGAATCAGACCTTTGTTTCGTTGTACATAGTTGAATTAGGTGGAAGCTTGCAATTGATCGGCTATTCGGCGTTACTTACTGCGATTTTTGAACTGCCTGTATTTTTGTTGTTAGATCGTTACCTAAAACCAAACAAACGAATCATGATTGCTTTGCTTATCTTAATTAGTTTGTTATTTGCCTTGCGTTGGTATTTGATGAGCCTTGCTACGACACCGATGTCGATTTTATATGTTCAAATCCTGCACTGCATTACTTTTGCAACCTTTTATTACATCGGTACAACACTCACCGCACAGCTTATCCCTGCAAGATACCTGGCCAGTGGTCAGGCGTTATTCACACTAACCTTTAGTGGGATTGCTGGCATTATCGCCGGTACACTTGGGGGCTGGCTTTTTCAAACATATGGAGGCAAAGAAATGTATCAAGTGTCTGTTGTTATTTCGTTACTCAGCATGTTTGGCTTTTCTATAACCTGGATCGTATTACGACTAAAAGACAGCAAAAAGAAGGCCAATCATGTTGACCTTCCATCTTAA
- a CDS encoding VOC family protein, translating into MIHHIELYVSDLKRSTDFWGWLLVELGYQQYQKWDEGISWKSGHCYIVFVQVEQRFIDAGYHRKRIGLNHLAFWGESKEHVDKLTEQLKQRSVSILYTKSHPYAGGEQHYAVYFEDPDRMKVEVVAP; encoded by the coding sequence ATGATTCATCATATTGAACTTTATGTATCGGACCTCAAGCGCTCGACTGACTTTTGGGGATGGCTACTCGTTGAATTAGGCTATCAGCAATACCAAAAGTGGGACGAGGGGATAAGCTGGAAATCTGGTCACTGCTACATCGTGTTTGTTCAAGTGGAACAGCGTTTTATTGATGCTGGTTACCATCGTAAACGCATTGGCTTAAACCATTTAGCTTTTTGGGGTGAGTCTAAAGAGCATGTTGACAAGCTGACCGAGCAATTAAAACAGCGTAGTGTTTCTATTTTATATACCAAATCCCATCCGTATGCCGGCGGAGAGCAGCATTATGCGGTTTATTTTGAAGATCCTGATCGAATGAAGGTTGAAGTTGTTGCTCCATAA
- a CDS encoding PTS transporter subunit EIIC, producing MNFASLQKFGKALMVPVALLPAAGILLGLGAALTGPLTDVFTFLQNDTVVAISEGMSRLGLTIFENLPIIFAIGVAIGLSGGSGIAGLAALLGYIMMNTTISIVLGITPEMAASEGEYVLALGIPTLETGVLGGIVVGLLAVWVHSKFKRFQPPEVLGFFAGDRSVGIVMVFLSIILAFLVILIWPPIQTGIDAVANVIAGDSTNPIYIGIYGFLERILIPTGLHHIWYAPFLWTGLGGTMEVAGQMVSGDQYIFLAQIAAGVDVTAGRFMAGKFPIIMFGLLGAALAMYKAADKNNRPIVKGLLIAAAGTAFLTGITEPLEFTFLFVAPILFGIHALLTGVSFAVAYMLNVNLGWAGGSGLIDYVLVNVIPGTNNWWMNIVLGAIFFVIYYFLFSFVINKWDLATPGRGGQETKLYTRKDFNDKNSEEATDVQTDKKDYQLKAKDILEALGGESNLEEVDACFTRLRVTVKDAEAINEPQLKALGAAGVMKYNKNIQAVFGGKSDLYKNEILDLLKKDD from the coding sequence ATGAACTTTGCTTCACTACAAAAATTCGGGAAAGCCTTAATGGTTCCCGTTGCACTCTTACCCGCAGCAGGGATTTTACTAGGATTAGGTGCAGCATTAACCGGACCACTAACTGATGTCTTTACCTTTTTACAAAATGATACCGTTGTAGCCATAAGCGAAGGAATGTCTCGTTTAGGTTTAACCATCTTTGAGAATTTGCCTATCATCTTTGCTATTGGCGTAGCAATTGGTTTGTCTGGCGGTTCAGGAATTGCTGGTTTGGCTGCTTTACTTGGTTACATCATGATGAATACAACCATTTCGATTGTACTTGGTATCACCCCAGAAATGGCCGCATCTGAAGGTGAATACGTCCTTGCACTTGGAATTCCAACACTTGAAACGGGCGTGCTCGGAGGAATAGTTGTTGGTCTGCTAGCTGTATGGGTTCATTCGAAATTCAAACGTTTTCAACCTCCAGAGGTACTTGGTTTCTTCGCGGGTGACCGCTCGGTGGGGATTGTCATGGTTTTTCTTTCTATTATTCTAGCATTTTTGGTTATACTCATTTGGCCACCCATCCAAACAGGAATTGATGCTGTAGCGAATGTCATTGCTGGTGACTCAACAAACCCAATCTATATAGGTATCTATGGATTTCTGGAAAGAATTCTTATTCCTACAGGACTTCATCACATCTGGTATGCTCCTTTCTTATGGACAGGTTTAGGTGGAACAATGGAAGTTGCAGGGCAGATGGTATCAGGAGATCAATATATCTTCCTTGCTCAAATTGCTGCTGGTGTAGATGTAACAGCAGGCCGATTCATGGCAGGTAAATTCCCTATCATTATGTTTGGTTTGCTCGGGGCTGCCTTAGCTATGTACAAAGCAGCTGATAAAAACAATCGTCCAATCGTAAAAGGACTATTAATCGCGGCTGCTGGTACAGCATTTCTAACGGGTATTACAGAACCACTTGAATTTACTTTCTTGTTTGTAGCTCCAATCCTATTTGGTATCCATGCTTTATTAACAGGTGTTAGTTTTGCTGTTGCCTACATGTTAAATGTCAACTTAGGATGGGCAGGTGGATCAGGACTCATTGATTATGTACTTGTTAATGTCATACCAGGAACAAACAACTGGTGGATGAACATTGTACTCGGTGCCATTTTCTTTGTTATCTATTACTTCCTCTTCTCCTTTGTGATTAACAAGTGGGATTTAGCCACACCAGGTCGAGGTGGACAAGAAACGAAGTTATATACTAGAAAAGATTTTAATGATAAAAATTCAGAAGAAGCAACGGACGTACAAACAGATAAAAAAGACTATCAACTTAAAGCTAAAGATATTCTAGAAGCACTTGGCGGAGAATCCAATCTTGAAGAAGTCGATGCCTGCTTTACTCGTCTTCGTGTAACGGTAAAAGATGCAGAAGCCATAAATGAACCTCAACTCAAAGCACTTGGTGCTGCAGGGGTTATGAAGTACAACAAAAACATTCAAGCAGTATTTGGTGGAAAATCAGATTTATATAAAAATGAAATTCTTGATTTACTGAAGAAAGATGATTAA
- a CDS encoding 6-phospho-alpha-glucosidase, with product MKKQNLVIVGGGSTYTIGMIMSLIEEKKQFPLKTITFYDTNQHRQEKIAKAVDIILHEKYPELESFSWTTDKETAYRDADFVFVQIRTGGLAMREKDEQIPLKHGVVGQETCGPGGMAYGFRSIGDMIKVVEDIRTYAPDAWILNYTNPAAIVAEALQRQFPHDKKILNICDMPAAIMVSYAKILGKEIWDLVPEYFGLNHYGWFTDIYDKQGNRLTDDIKRAITEDGFIPEDSEIVNDPSWIKTFKQVEVMLNDYPEYLPNTYLQYYLYPSDMVDKDDVKNTRARQVINGREKRVHTLSEQIIEDGSTKNVELEVDIHGRYMIRVAASLAYNQGETYIVIVKNNGIISNIQDDAMVEVPAALTAQGPKPYAVGEIPTFYKGMIEGQLAFEKLVVDAWFEKSYNKLMQALTLNRTVIDAPKARAILDDLIEANKDYWPTLTKQKAYTP from the coding sequence ATGAAGAAACAAAACCTAGTCATTGTAGGTGGCGGTAGCACATATACAATCGGAATGATTATGAGTTTAATAGAAGAAAAAAAACAGTTCCCACTAAAAACAATTACGTTTTATGATACGAATCAACATAGACAAGAGAAAATTGCGAAAGCCGTTGATATTATTCTTCATGAAAAATACCCTGAGCTAGAGTCATTCTCATGGACAACCGATAAAGAGACAGCTTATAGAGACGCTGATTTTGTTTTTGTTCAGATCCGCACCGGTGGACTTGCAATGAGAGAAAAAGATGAACAGATCCCACTAAAACATGGTGTAGTTGGTCAAGAAACATGCGGGCCTGGCGGTATGGCTTATGGCTTCCGTTCTATTGGTGACATGATTAAGGTTGTTGAAGATATTCGCACATATGCACCTGATGCGTGGATCTTAAACTATACGAATCCAGCAGCTATCGTAGCAGAAGCGCTTCAAAGACAATTCCCACATGATAAAAAAATCTTAAATATTTGTGATATGCCTGCTGCGATTATGGTTAGCTACGCTAAAATACTTGGCAAAGAAATATGGGATCTTGTCCCTGAATATTTCGGATTAAATCACTACGGTTGGTTTACAGATATTTATGACAAACAAGGAAATAGATTAACGGATGATATTAAGAGAGCTATCACTGAAGATGGATTTATCCCTGAAGACTCTGAAATTGTTAATGATCCTTCATGGATTAAAACGTTTAAACAAGTAGAAGTCATGCTAAACGATTACCCAGAGTACCTGCCTAATACATATCTACAGTATTACTTGTATCCATCTGATATGGTTGATAAAGATGATGTCAAAAATACACGAGCTCGCCAAGTAATTAACGGTAGAGAGAAACGAGTTCATACGTTAAGTGAGCAAATCATTGAGGATGGATCAACAAAAAATGTAGAGCTTGAAGTGGATATCCATGGTCGTTACATGATTCGTGTCGCAGCCTCACTTGCTTATAATCAAGGAGAAACGTACATCGTGATCGTAAAGAACAATGGCATTATTTCTAATATCCAAGATGACGCGATGGTTGAAGTTCCAGCTGCACTAACTGCACAAGGTCCAAAACCATATGCGGTTGGTGAGATCCCTACTTTCTATAAAGGAATGATTGAAGGACAGCTTGCCTTTGAAAAGTTAGTTGTTGATGCTTGGTTTGAGAAAAGCTATAACAAACTGATGCAAGCTTTAACATTAAACAGAACGGTGATTGATGCTCCAAAAGCACGTGCCATTTTGGATGACCTTATCGAGGCTAACAAGGATTATTGGCCAACTTTAACAAAACAAAAGGCATATACACCTTAA
- a CDS encoding GntR family transcriptional regulator, which translates to MRSTLDDNRPIFQQIREMIEEDIVEGVLQEGEKAPSTNQLVAYYKINPSTVLKGVNELVDEGILFKKRGVGMFVAVGARGKLIDQRKQNFKEEFVWRMLEEANKLGIAQQDIEKMMTELKGRNNDD; encoded by the coding sequence GTGCGTTCGACATTAGATGATAACCGTCCGATCTTCCAACAAATACGGGAGATGATCGAAGAAGATATCGTAGAGGGAGTTCTTCAAGAGGGTGAAAAAGCTCCATCGACAAACCAGCTTGTAGCCTACTACAAGATCAACCCATCAACTGTTTTAAAGGGAGTAAATGAACTCGTTGACGAAGGTATTTTATTTAAGAAAAGAGGGGTTGGAATGTTTGTAGCTGTTGGAGCACGTGGAAAACTAATAGATCAGCGAAAACAAAATTTCAAAGAAGAATTTGTGTGGAGGATGTTAGAGGAAGCGAATAAGCTAGGCATTGCTCAACAGGATATTGAAAAGATGATGACTGAATTAAAAGGGAGGAATAACGATGACTGA
- a CDS encoding GntR family transcriptional regulator encodes MSNHSPLYRKIAQQMKEEISKGEWKEGNAIPTELMLSETYQASRVTVRQAIKVLVQQGLLYKIQGSGTYVSEHKYEHNIYELTGFTEEMRALNKNIINKVLTFSVVEPEERIVQALGLEEGEKVYYIRRQRWADDIPLIVEDTYLPLELFPDLTYQIMEGSKYDFIESVKKLKIKDSYQEVIPILPTEEIQELLQAQRTDTDYKSTIIIYAKRRHGF; translated from the coding sequence ATGAGCAATCATTCACCGCTTTATCGAAAAATAGCTCAACAAATGAAAGAAGAAATATCAAAAGGAGAGTGGAAGGAAGGTAACGCTATTCCGACTGAATTGATGCTTTCTGAAACGTACCAAGCAAGTCGTGTAACTGTTAGACAGGCGATTAAAGTTCTTGTCCAACAAGGACTTCTCTATAAAATTCAAGGCAGTGGCACGTATGTGAGTGAGCATAAATATGAGCATAATATCTATGAATTGACTGGATTTACTGAGGAGATGCGCGCGCTAAATAAAAACATCATTAATAAAGTTCTTACCTTTTCTGTGGTAGAGCCAGAGGAAAGGATTGTTCAAGCGTTAGGTTTGGAGGAAGGCGAGAAGGTCTACTACATTCGAAGACAACGCTGGGCTGATGATATACCACTTATTGTGGAGGATACATATTTGCCTTTAGAATTGTTTCCTGATTTGACGTATCAAATTATGGAAGGCTCCAAATATGATTTTATTGAATCAGTGAAAAAGTTAAAGATTAAAGACAGCTATCAGGAAGTCATCCCAATCCTTCCAACAGAAGAAATTCAAGAATTACTCCAAGCTCAAAGAACAGATACCGATTATAAAAGTACAATTATTATCTACGCTAAAAGACGACACGGTTTTTGA
- a CDS encoding polysaccharide deacetylase family protein has translation MRRLLVVFCLMVSIPAFLYPNTIAMAKDRFDYEQTGKAIWDIPTSRPLVALTFDDGPHPIYTEKIMQVLNQYEAKATFFVTGAQVEKLPGVLKELSRHGHEIGNHTYHHFSMGNMSKSVLRAEIKQTEKKIFEVTGVYPRLFRPVEGYYDDVIIETAAEEQYQVIMWSWHQDSRDWANPGVGNIIQNVLPNIHSGDIILFHDAGGKRLQTIQALEVIIPALIEDGYELVTVSDLIKLTNHWTLFDHL, from the coding sequence ATGAGAAGGCTATTGGTTGTATTTTGTTTAATGGTAAGTATTCCTGCATTTTTGTATCCGAATACGATCGCTATGGCTAAAGACAGGTTTGATTATGAACAAACAGGTAAAGCCATTTGGGATATCCCTACGTCAAGACCTTTAGTTGCTCTTACGTTTGATGATGGTCCACATCCAATTTATACTGAAAAAATAATGCAGGTCTTAAATCAATATGAAGCAAAAGCGACCTTTTTTGTAACGGGGGCTCAAGTTGAAAAGCTACCGGGTGTTTTAAAAGAGCTTTCGCGGCATGGCCATGAGATTGGAAATCATACGTATCATCATTTTTCTATGGGGAATATGTCTAAATCTGTTTTGCGTGCAGAAATAAAACAAACAGAGAAAAAGATTTTTGAGGTTACGGGTGTCTACCCGCGTCTATTTCGTCCAGTTGAGGGTTATTATGATGACGTCATTATTGAAACGGCAGCAGAAGAACAGTATCAGGTGATTATGTGGTCGTGGCATCAAGACTCGCGAGATTGGGCTAATCCAGGTGTGGGGAATATTATTCAAAATGTGCTACCTAACATACATTCTGGGGATATTATTTTATTTCATGATGCTGGAGGGAAAAGATTACAGACCATTCAAGCTCTTGAAGTGATTATTCCAGCATTAATTGAAGATGGCTATGAACTGGTTACTGTTTCAGATTTAATAAAGCTAACAAATCACTGGACTTTGTTTGATCACTTATAA
- a CDS encoding ATP-binding cassette domain-containing protein — MTEPHIKAENLSLHIGKNHILNDISFDLSGNKIIGLLGRNSAGKTTLLSVLAAYHSPTVGTLKMNNQDIFEDSASVEQISFIKEESFEYEYDKAKKWLDDRGSFRARYDADYAAHLVKRFKIPMNKKVYNLSRGMKSALTVTLGLASRCPVTIFDEAYLGMDAPSQRDFL; from the coding sequence ATGACTGAGCCTCATATTAAAGCAGAGAATCTTTCGCTTCACATTGGTAAAAATCATATTTTAAATGATATTTCTTTTGATTTGAGTGGGAATAAAATCATTGGATTGCTTGGTCGAAACTCCGCAGGTAAAACCACCTTACTTTCAGTGCTTGCTGCGTATCATTCTCCTACTGTCGGAACACTTAAGATGAACAACCAGGACATTTTTGAAGACTCAGCAAGTGTTGAACAGATTTCTTTTATTAAAGAAGAATCGTTTGAATACGAATACGACAAAGCAAAAAAATGGCTAGATGACCGTGGAAGCTTCAGAGCACGTTATGATGCAGATTATGCAGCTCACTTAGTGAAACGATTTAAAATTCCTATGAACAAGAAAGTCTATAACCTCTCAAGAGGGATGAAATCAGCCTTAACCGTGACATTAGGACTCGCCAGTCGCTGTCCCGTTACGATTTTTGATGAGGCCTATCTTGGAATGGATGCGCCAAGCCAGAGAGATTTTTTATGA
- a CDS encoding MurR/RpiR family transcriptional regulator, which translates to MEQLMYTLLAYTNNSLEKDINYSIARSFLDHIDKIETFSLEAIAETCNVAPSTINRFCKKIGFKNFSNLRNSVILSNKTGASNEYTDHFLNATQFKEQLQENVDMIDRIPTEQIERVVTLINKSKRVILISFEKYQIQTLELQKKLLLLGKFCECDTNLFKQMDSLDVLTEEDLIITISIQGHLLAEELPLIEKIRTAKGKKVLITFSNGQQHHGAFDEIIQCGKIENSAVSSQTLLRLFDVLVYWVNDYTYDL; encoded by the coding sequence TTGGAGCAATTAATGTACACACTTTTAGCTTATACAAATAATTCTCTTGAGAAAGATATTAATTATTCTATTGCAAGGAGTTTCTTAGATCATATCGATAAGATCGAGACGTTCTCCTTAGAAGCAATTGCCGAAACTTGTAATGTCGCTCCTTCAACAATCAATCGATTCTGTAAAAAAATTGGATTCAAAAATTTTTCAAATCTAAGAAATAGCGTAATCCTTTCGAATAAAACTGGAGCATCGAATGAATATACAGATCATTTTTTAAATGCAACTCAGTTTAAAGAACAGTTACAGGAAAACGTCGATATGATTGATCGTATTCCTACTGAGCAAATAGAAAGAGTTGTTACATTAATAAACAAATCAAAAAGAGTTATTTTAATAAGTTTTGAAAAATATCAAATCCAAACCTTAGAGTTACAAAAAAAATTACTTTTGTTAGGTAAATTTTGCGAATGTGATACGAATCTTTTTAAACAAATGGATTCTTTAGATGTTTTGACAGAGGAAGATCTGATTATAACGATTTCGATACAAGGACATCTGTTAGCAGAGGAATTGCCTTTAATAGAAAAGATTCGAACTGCAAAGGGGAAGAAAGTTCTCATTACATTTTCAAATGGCCAACAGCATCACGGAGCATTTGACGAGATCATCCAATGTGGAAAAATAGAAAATAGTGCTGTTAGTAGTCAAACCTTATTACGGCTGTTTGATGTTTTAGTTTATTGGGTGAATGACTATACGTACGATCTTTAA
- the hpaB gene encoding 4-hydroxyphenylacetate 3-monooxygenase, oxygenase component: MGTSTGKEYVERIDALNNEIWMDGVKISGKVSEHPAFNGIIKSKSVLYDLVKQQPDVLMDSTKQFNFSYEIPHTKGDLKKRGEAIRVWASETAGMLGRSPDYVSSAIMAMAGSAKYFGTYQKNMEHIFEEARDKDFTFTHTFINPQVSRKFYWPDGDDETIIAAKVVKETDEGLIVSGARMLATQGGLTDQLLVLPAGSFTDPSYLFGFCIASNTPGLSFVNRPSYAENTTSFDQPLSSRFDEGDAMVVFENVLVPWDRVFLYGDSDIAFALKTETGVESFLLYQSANRQIAKTEWILGVAQLMVESLSVTEYQHIQEKISEIAMAHEIMKGFVLAAEHEAELNAGGVMVPNGIKLKMAFHYYQKVYPRITDILTLIGASGLICIPSEKDFASPIEQSLTRTLQGDKITAKDKIKLFRMAWDLTMSAFGSRQTLYEQMFFGDPVRTPVSIYSVYSKDAAKKLVTSFLDIKPHEEE; encoded by the coding sequence ATGGGAACCTCTACTGGCAAGGAATACGTAGAACGAATTGATGCCTTAAACAATGAGATTTGGATGGATGGAGTTAAAATTTCTGGTAAAGTTTCAGAGCATCCTGCCTTTAATGGAATTATAAAAAGTAAGTCAGTGCTTTATGATTTAGTGAAACAGCAGCCTGATGTACTAATGGATTCAACAAAACAGTTTAACTTCTCGTACGAAATTCCACACACAAAAGGAGATCTTAAAAAACGTGGTGAAGCGATTCGAGTGTGGGCATCCGAAACCGCGGGCATGCTCGGACGATCTCCTGATTACGTGAGCTCAGCGATTATGGCAATGGCAGGGTCAGCTAAGTACTTTGGGACGTATCAAAAAAACATGGAGCATATTTTTGAAGAAGCAAGAGATAAAGATTTTACCTTCACACATACTTTTATAAATCCACAGGTGAGTCGAAAGTTTTATTGGCCTGATGGAGATGATGAAACAATTATTGCAGCAAAAGTCGTGAAAGAGACGGATGAGGGTCTAATTGTTAGCGGTGCAAGAATGCTAGCTACCCAAGGGGGACTGACAGATCAGTTGCTTGTGCTACCAGCAGGTAGTTTTACGGATCCTTCATACTTGTTTGGATTTTGCATTGCTTCTAATACACCAGGACTATCTTTTGTGAATAGACCATCCTACGCTGAAAACACGACATCTTTTGATCAGCCTTTATCATCACGGTTTGATGAAGGAGATGCAATGGTCGTTTTTGAAAATGTTTTAGTTCCTTGGGACCGTGTTTTTTTATACGGAGATTCTGATATCGCTTTTGCATTAAAAACGGAAACTGGTGTTGAGTCATTTCTCCTGTACCAGTCAGCTAATCGTCAAATTGCCAAAACTGAGTGGATTCTAGGTGTGGCTCAGCTAATGGTCGAAAGTTTGTCTGTGACAGAGTATCAACATATTCAAGAGAAAATTAGTGAGATTGCGATGGCTCATGAAATTATGAAAGGTTTTGTTCTAGCAGCAGAGCATGAAGCGGAATTAAATGCTGGAGGAGTTATGGTTCCAAATGGAATCAAGTTAAAAATGGCTTTTCATTATTACCAGAAGGTGTATCCACGAATAACTGATATTTTGACCCTAATTGGTGCTAGTGGGTTAATTTGTATCCCATCAGAAAAGGACTTTGCTTCTCCGATCGAGCAATCGCTAACACGAACACTTCAAGGCGATAAGATAACAGCAAAGGATAAGATCAAACTATTTAGGATGGCCTGGGATCTCACAATGAGTGCATTTGGCTCACGGCAAACCTTATATGAACAGATGTTTTTTGGAGACCCAGTTAGAACCCCAGTATCGATTTATTCTGTTTACAGCAAAGACGCTGCAAAAAAGCTAGTGACGTCATTTCTTGATATTAAACCTCATGAAGAAGAGTAG